Part of the Anabrus simplex isolate iqAnaSimp1 chromosome 4, ASM4041472v1, whole genome shotgun sequence genome is shown below.
GGTCACTTAACCACATCAAAACATCTCATTCTcctgctatgaaatgaaatgtcgtatggcttttagtgccgggatatcccaggacgggttcggctcgccaggtgcaggtcttctatttgactcccgtagacgacctgcgcttcgtgttgaggattaaatgatgatgaggacaacacatacacccagcccccatgtcgtGGGAATTAaacagttaaggttaaaatccccgagccggccgggaatcgaacccgggtccctctgaaccgaaggccactacgctgcccgttcagccaacgagtcagactttcCTGCTATTATCTACAGATACTTTAACTTATGTATAAGCTAACAGAGTAGCCTAACACTGTTCATTCATGCGTTCACGCTCTCACATGCATAAGTTTAGTATACACCTACCGTTATGAATATCTGTAATCTAGCAATCTTGCATATTACACAACTGTCAGCTAGGTCAACATAATTATATACATCTATGTAGCACCCTCACAATCCATTGTCATTCACACGCTCACCTGTACGTGCACACAGCACTCGGTAGCTTTCAAATGgtagtctcggcaagatattttctATTTAGCTAGTTAGTCATTATCCTTGACATTGTCTGCTCAGTCTGGGAGGGACTGTTACTTATGAAATGAGGAGAGAAAATTAAATTTAGGGGCAAGTTCCTGTGCAGGAGTTTgtatattaataaaaatatgtgATATTTTAGTTTTTTATCTGGGTTTAGCCAGCGAATTGCTTGATCGTGAGgaagtaatatgcacatcatagtTAAAGTTCAAACTGAATCTGAGGCAGCAGTTCAAAGCTCGCTGCAGTTTCATTATTTGTCCCTTAATTGCGTCAACAAGGATTACATCACAGATGTCGAGGATTTGAGTTTGTCATAGTTAGACTAAGGCTTCTCATTGTTGTAGTGTAGATTATTTTTTCGTTTTCTAACAGTTTTATTCTGCATGTCGCATCGCTTTCCTTCCTCAGAGTAGGGCCTATCCATCTCCACTTTACCCCTTTATCCGAAGATTCATCTCGGTTTCGTCCTTTTCCAGTTGTGCCAGCCGCATGGTGTAGGAGTaccgtgtctacctcttacccggaggcccatgGTTCTATTCTCGGCTTGTCCAAAGATTTTAATCCTAGACTGTGACTGATTGGGAATCTggctgatatgagaggcagtgaatCCGGCCATGAATGCTACGCAGTATTGCTGAGGATGTCGCACATCTGTAGACCATTTGTCcgggcagcagttgtcttggcaggtCAAGAAACTGCATTGACTGAATGTATTTGGGTAtacaatatctatataaataaagttgtaggggtccgctgtctgtaatttcgtttattttgccatttttttagatatgtatccgttttaggtcaactcaagaccgaatcggtgtttttaatttttcgtgtctgtccgtttgtctgtctgtctgttccaccatcacagcgaaacggctggatagatctcgaccaaacgtcatatttagtgaaTACTGATCCCGGCgacggttttgatatgcatatcgttttaaaatctttgaatagacgggggaattataggaaaaccagaacggttttcctccattttctcttatacgattgattttctgtaaactccgtggactttATGTGAAACGctccttcattataaacaacttgtgtcatgttcaaaatttaccttactcttcaaatgacggagaaattcactattttctgcgggtatcatgctctgcattgggtgaccgacagaccgacaacgaacctacaggttaccatggcaacgtctctgaagcatgccagcagggaagtaacgtattgccattttcgtcataattcctgtaaattcgtggttgttccttgagtagaaagcaatAGAGAGTTCAATGGGacattctgtgggatattggcggaatatcgttggaggttataaccgtcctcgaatagcttaagtaataacaccattagtcatcttcttatctgtttccctaagaatccctgcgcctacatTTCTTTCTTATATCATAACTCTTACCAGCATaattattgaggggcatttgattttccaatacattcacttagaatttacatatttgtactcatcccgctgtcctcagttataatcctattttctgttaatttcaactttctcaactgtattattttttccttaattactccgtatgtatgcgagtgctaatcccgaaacatggacaatcttttcttggaggaaatacatcttccaggccatgcaaatgtataacttttggccccggaaaatatcgaaatatggacgcagttttaacgacggtgcagactttcctttcggaataattggtggctgaaccgtaagtcgtatcacaaaagatcgcgtttcaatttcgggagatctacaactttggtcctatgacattttgtcgtatctctatcctttattcgttaaatagtactgcatttcttgagttcaagttaatgttgtactttttacacgtgtatgttattgtttgacacacttatagtaaagatgcaatcatgacattgacATGActagtggccatatgttcgcaaaatgttttgattccagggtcacatgagtatcaaaaaaaaataaagtagtatgtgaaaactgtaccataTTTCACTCCATTCAATgcataactgaatctaacccataaatataggagatacgagaaaatgtcactggaccaaccatgtagaacactgaagaGTCGTCtaatggtgaagtccgtttgtaggtgcaatttaatacaatcttactcactgcatttacagtaatttacggagaagtccgtatacaatgtagaataccgtagtgaagcacgggtacatttgctagtacttcataaaaaataatcgtatggcctcagctaccgtgtgcagacatttcaatttgacgccatctggctgtctgctcgtcactttcgacgttccgctttactctaggcccactagatggcagaccgagtaaagcaAAACTCTCTTGGGTTTCtgtggctgagaattaattaattttgtcgggtaaacacgaaatgtgtcaccgtgacgtcgtccacagcttttgagtcaccgcaaatttattgttctccctgtgattctatgacgatctttaaatccttgcaaccatcgtgatgaagccttgaaatcagtgatactcatcattttagctaaatctatcgcctttgccatCAGTATTTCGCCGCTAATTGGTacagctgcagcccgcttttgccggaaccatgtgaaaagtgcttctTCCAAATCTACCTACCTTCCtacttgctgacggctgcgctttgctgattttgaacccagttttaaaaACTCATCCAGCGTTTCTTTTACTTATGACTGTACGTAAAATCCAAGCTTAATTGCTTTATTTAATACCGAACACGTCTATCAAGTATTTCTCTGTCTGTCTCGTTTTCTTGTCGTCAAGAATTTTGTTATAAGTTTGTTAATCTTTATGATATGGCGTATATTTTCCCTCTCGTGGGAGAGACTCGAATACGATTTAGAATCACCACGGCAGCAGTCGTAAcgttaatctttctttctttctttctttctttctttctactcgACATTGTCATTCATCAGCGTGTCAAAACTCTTTCCCTTGTTCACTCGTGAGGAATGGTGGCCCCAATTTCGTTTTCCATTATTCCCTTTTggttagttataataataataataataataataataataataataataataataataattgcgtatgcATGTTGATAGCCTgatgcagaccttgtaaggcagcccTTCCGACGACGGTAGGCGACGCGTGTGATGTATGAGTTGCTGAAATGTTGAGGACCACAAGAACCTAGCTAATGAAATTAgcagtttaagattaaaatccctcgacccggTCGGGGATCAAACCCGGGGCCTGGACGCTGAAAGCTCAGCCTGGAGTCGTTCTCACACAAGTTTTGGCGGCGCTGCGCTGGGTTGGAACTGGCAACAGTACGCCTTTGGCGTTAATTCACGTACAACTCTTGCGTaacttgttgtgaaaatgggaaataacgaataattatcttcaggactcccggcagtgaggttcgaatcaaTCCATCATCTCCTGAATACATGCTCACAGCTAGACGTCTCGTAGCATGTAGCCAACTCTGTTATCAATGTCGATTAATCTTCTCCTACTATTAGTTTTACGATTTTCGGCAACATCATTGTGCTGTCCTGCAGGTGTTGGTTTACGTACCAGTACAcctgccgacacaaggctgacgtattagagcacctatAAATACTACTAGACTGGGTTGGTACCgagcccgccaacttgggctcagaaagtcgaCGCTCCATCTGAGCCACCTCTCCCAGCACATCTATATTTAGCATGTAATCATTCAGCTCTTCTCTGAATCAGCGATTTTTCCGACTCCTTacccaataataaataataataataataataataataataataataataataataataataataataataataataataataataattgtaccgggcggtacacctccacgccgctaatttaaaatttgcgccagttgaaactcctctggcggaggaagtctgaactttatctaatgtattaattttcaagtttctcagaagatgtcactacttggaaattttgaagtttctgaactgggtcgttttcgacgtatttttgttttgcttatagtaagaagtgtgaactttctcttctagaggacactactgaaaaactacaatggtgcaccctagtgcaaggtgaaagactggttgttttttttttttttttttttttggagaaatttttatttcaaaagtttgtttctgcgcgcctcgaggaggctttatgatgtaattgggagcaagtgctcctgggcttgattggggtcttctgcccctttgttgaattctgtatatcgtaaagttgggctaattgctcaagaattgtgtgtctggctctcggagccccaaatcctgtaattgtacattctcgattagtggttttgctactctgtacctgccattattgttatttcttgttttttgctaagaaaatataaccttgttaaattttaaattcactttaatttcgtagcctgagacctgttcaccccccgcaccttctttcacctctaactaccacggaaaactccgtaacaagttttttttcttttttttccagaCAAATAATTACAAAATACCTTTTGTTTACACAAATCCGTACCTTGTTACAAGAAAACACTGGACTGGATTGACACCTCAGTTACACTTCTCAGGCAGGTAAAAAAAATTCATGTAAAAACAAGAAGAGGTACTTCTCAATTATactgttcttaattacatttttctgGGGAATGAAAGGTCTAAATGCTACAGGAACAAAAAGCTGCACTACCTGAATTTGTAGTATGGTATGCAACATTTAACTGTCcttgaatttcatttcatttggaagGTTACACTGCACAGCAGTTTGCTTGCGAGTAAGTATCACAACAGTCCTTTTCTTCACTTGTACAATACTATGGGCCTTGTTTGTAACCGCCAGCACTAAGTAGATGCATTATCTTCATTCACAAAGCCCATACGAACAGTCCCGGGATGTTATGAACAAAATCCTTATGTGCTACGAATACCCAGAGCCTGCTCCAGCTCTGCCCGCTTCTGCTGCACCTTGGTGTAGAAGTACTGACATACAGCCTCCTGGGCCCAAGGCTGGTAGAAGAATTCAGCACGTCTCTCTTCCTCTGGGTTACCCACAACGTCTGTCATTGTCTTGAGATCTCTTGTCTGCGAGATGATCCATTTATTGATAAACTGCTGTGGATCCTTAGCGAAGCTTAAGAAAAACTCTCTATTGGTTTTGAGTTGGTTGATCGTTTCTACAGTTTCATGGATCTTGTTGTCCAGACTCTGAATTTCTTGTTGGCTTGCAGTTGATAACAAGAAGTTGTTCATCTGCGTCTTGAGCGTGTCGTCAACCTCAGTCAACATCGAAGCGGCCTGCAGATTCAAGACCTCCCCCACCTCAGCAGAAAAGTGATTTTTCTTCTCACCCTACATCTCATCCAGTaagcaagaaaaagaagaagttgtcTGATAAGATATTACCCCAAAAAGTGAGAGACCTGGTGCCAGAATCACAGGCCTACATGGATTTACTGGCATTTGAACGTAAACTGGATTCTACTATAATGAGGAAACGACTTGACATCCAGGAAGCACTGAAGCGCCCCATGAAACAGAAGAGGAAACTCCGTATCTTCATCTCCAACACATTCTGTCCAGCAAAGGAGCCTGCAGAGGGCGAAGAAGGTAGTGTGGCATCTTGGGAACTGAGAGTTGAAGGAAGGCTACTTGAAGACAGCAAAAATGATCCCAACAAGGTGAAACGCAAGTTCTCCTCGTTCTTTAAAAGTCTTGTCATTGAACTTGATAAGGATCTGTATGGCCCAGACAACCATCTTGTGGAGTGGCATCGTACACCCACCACAAAGGAAACAGATAGCTTCCAGGTGAAGCGTCCCGGAGACAAGAATGTCCGCTGTACCATCCTGCTACTTTTGGATTATCAGCCCTTGCAGTTCAAACTGGATCCTCGACTCGCTCGGTTGTTGGGCGTCCACACTCAAACTCGACCCGTCATCATCTCGGCTCTGTGGCAATACATCAAGACTCACAAACTACAAGATGCTCATGAACGGGAGTTTATCAACTGTGATAAGTACTTGGAGCAGATTTTCACGTGCACCAAGATGAAGTTTGCTGAAATACCTCAGCGCCTTAATCCACTGTTGCATCCACCAGACCCTATTGTCATCAATCACACCATAAGTGTGGAGGGTGCTGAACAGAAGCAGACTGCGTGCTATGACATCGATGTTGAGGTTGACGACACGCTCAAGACGCAGATGAACAACTTCTTGTTATCAACTGCAAGCCAACAAGAAATTCAGAGTCTGGACAACAAGATCCATGAAACTGTAGAAACGATCAACCAACTCAAAACCAATAGAGAGTTTTTCTTAAGCTTCGCTAAGGATCCACAGCAGTTTATCAATAAATGGATCATCTCGCAGACAAGAGATCTCAAGACAATGACAGACGTTGTGGGTAACCCAGAGGAAGAGAGACGTGCTGAATTCTTCTACCAGCCTTGGGCCCAGGAGGCTGTATGTCAGTACTTCTACACCAAGGTGCAGCAGAAGCGGGCAGAGCTGGAGCAGGCTCTGGGTATTCGTAGCACATAAGGATTTTGTTCATAACATCCCGGGACTGTTCGTATGGGCTTTGTGAATGAAGATAATGCATCTACTTAGTGCTGGCGGTTACAAACAAGGCCCATAGTATTGTACAAGTGAAGAAAAGGACTGTTGTGATACTTACTCGCAAGCAAACTGCTGTGCAGTGTAACcttccaaatgaaatgaaattcaagGACAGTTAAATGTTGCATACCATACTACAAATTCAGGTAGTGCAGCTTTTTGTTCCTGTAGCATTTAGACCTTTCATTCCCcagaaaaatgtaattaagaacagtATAATTGAGAAGTACCTCTTCTTGTTTTTACATGAATTTTTTTTTACCTGTCTGAGAAGTGTAACTGAGGTGTCAATCCAGTCCAGTGTTTTCTTGTAACAAGGTACGGATTTGTGTAAACAAAAGGtattgtgtaattatttgtctggaaaaaaaaaagaaaaaaaacttgttacggagttttccgtggtagttagaggtgaaagaaggtgcggggggtgaacaggtctcaggctacgaaattaaagtgaatttaaaatttaacaaggttatattttcttagcaaaaaacaagaaataacaataatggcaggtacagagtagcaaaaccactaatcgagaatgtacaattacaggatttggggctccgagagccagacacacaattcttgagcaattagcccaactttacgatatacagaattcaacaaaggggcagaagaccccaatcaagcccaggagcacttgctcccaattacatcataaagcctcctcgaggcgcgcagaaacaaacttttgaaataaaaatttctccaaaaaaaaaaaaacagtctttcaccttgcactagggtgcaccattgtagtttttcagtagtgtcctctagaagagaaagttcacacttcttactataagcaaaacaaaaatacgtcgaaaacgaccgagttcagaaacttcaaaatttccaagtagtgacatcttctgagaaacttgaaaattaatacattagataaagttcagacttcctccgccagaggagtttcaactggcgcaaattttaaattagcggcgtggaggtgtaccgcccggtacaataataataataataataataataataataataataataataataataataataataataataatagtttaacgttccactaactacttttgcaaggcggccccgtggtgtaggggtagcgtgcttgcctcttacaacccggaggccccgggttcgattcccggccaggtcagggatttttacctggacctgatggctggttcgaggtccactcagcctacgtgattagaatcgaggagctgcctgacggtgagtaacggccccggtctagaaagtcaagaataacggccgagaggatctgtcgtgctgaccacacgacacctcgaaatctgcaggccttcgggctgagcagcggtcgtttaataggccatggcccttcaagggctgtagtgccatggagtttaaGTACTTTTGCAATTTTCGGAgacagcgaggtgccggaattttgccccgctgaagttctttaaagtgccggtaaatctaccgacacggggataacgtatttgagcaccttcaaatatcaccggactgagccaggatcgaacctgccaacttgggctaaaaaagccaacgccttaaccgtctgaaccactcagcccggctccttaTCCTACTAGGGAAAGTAAGCTATCCAGGAAAGTCTGCTTTTGCTGATAGATGGCAATACAATCAAAATATCGAGATTTTTAGGTCAGAAGCCTAAATGACTCCATTTTAGGACGACTACttctactactgaaatgttttctttGCTGCCGCGGGCGGCTTAGACGGTgatgtctctcaggccgggagatttgttacgataaagatgtgcagagaaggtgagagTTTTGGCGGCCTTGGCCTGTACTAGAAACtatcccgccattcgccttagtgtaggagaatgaaaacccacggaaaaccattctcaggacaggcgacggtggggaccagcacctatccgtctcccaaatgcagaggcgtactGCTATGGCATAGCCGCGCCcacttctctgctcggttggccggtcggagtactgagccgtcgaaccacggaccagccgtgaccaacTGTAAGCTGAAGCTCACTCTGCAACCGACAATCCTTTAGGAGGACTGGAAACTGAGGTCATGCAATGATTATCATTCGTAATTTGCCTGCAAGAATGGAAATAATTTTGCGAAAGCTGTGTACAAAATGCCTCTTAAAATTCACTCGATTTACAAATAATATTCCTGGATTTCCTGTCACTTTATTCACTTTGTATCACGTACGTTTTGATGTTTTGAGCGTTCTCGTGTGTGCAAAGTGCTCTTGTACTGAATAAACATTACGTATATTGTGTATTGATATCGTGTGCGATGTTAACTTTTTCtataaaaattataaatatgttTCTAAAGTAGCGGCACCTTTGAGTATTAAATGTGTGTTAAAGCTTTGTTGCGTCCATCAAATACCCTTTGTTCTTGCTCCGTATACAATAAGTTCTAGTTGTTTctctccattttttttttctttttgcttgcaTACTGTGAAATTTTAATCTGCCCATATTTCTCTGCTTGCCATAGAGTTAAGCTCCAACTTTATTTAAGCATTACCTCGGACTTATTTATGTATCGTTAGCGATTAAAATTTGTCTGTAATGCTGTAGTATTGATATAAAATACATGATGCTAACACACGGCTGCACGTGTAGTTGTGAGTGTTAGAATCCCTAAGGCGTCCCTTTGTTGATTATATCGAAAGAGGTTACGGATAATGAAGATGACTGCGAAGTATTTGGATTTAGGAAAACTTATTCATACGATCACCTGGTATAATGTGGTGGCACattattttaatttgtaattaTGTGTCTTTTTATAGCGTATTTTTATTCAtaatgtatcactttttttttttttgctttacgtcgcaccgacacagttaggtcttatggcgacgattggacaggagaggcctaggaatgggaaggaagcgaccgtgcccttaattaaggtgtgaaaatgggaaaccatggaaaaccatcttcagggctgccgaccgtggggttcgaatccactatctcctggatgcgagctcacagctgcgcgctcctaaccacacggccaactcgcccggtatattactTTTCTAAGTGATCAAAttccaattttagctgaagatgaccACACAAGGGCCGAAGCATTGTCCCAGTTTCTTAAGATGATTTTTTAAAGATAATCATTATGATtaagtattaaataggtggaactGTATAACTAATTACTTTAATAATTGAGTTCATCAACATTATACATCAATAGGGAACCCAAAATGAAATTTGTAAGCTGCAAAATTGATATAATATGTTAATACTTTCCGCGTGCCATTAAATgggattttctttttttctttcttctcaatccgtttatcctccaggcttggtttttccctcagagtcAGCGAgtgatgccacctctaccgcctcaagggcagtgttctggtgcGTGAGCCTTTGGGTCCGGAGGTACAAATACCTCGCCCATGCTGCCTTACCTGCTGTACTGAACacgggccttatgggggatgggaagattggaagggataaagaaggaagagggaaggaagcgaccgtggccttaaatcaggtaccatttaggcatttgcctggaggagaagtgggaaaccagggaaaaccacttcgaggatgcctgaggcaggaatcgaatccctctttactcatttgacctccggaggacgagtggaccccgttccagccctcgtaacacttttcaaatttcgtggcagagccaggaatcgaaccgggccttcaggggtggcagctaatcacactaaccactacatcacagaggcggacaaattacaTTTTGCTTGGCAGTATTGGAAAGCCTGTCTTGGGTTGGACACCCGTGGCTTAGCTCACATGAGGAGAAAGACCAGTGCACTCTGCACACTGTATCTCACCAGAGGGGTATCTGCGTTCACGGAAGAGTATCGCGAGAATGAAAAATTTagtatacagtcgaacctcgatatctcgaatcatctcgggagctaaattttatttcgagatatcgaAATTTTGAGTACGGTATAGATAATAGACCCTATCGTTTTTGAGCATGAAGTATATAATCGAATCatacgtatctacgggcttatactgaatacattatttttaacagtacttaaaagtatacaaactttttttttttttgctagctgctttacgtcgtactgacacagataggtcttatggcgacgatgggacaggaaagggctaggagtgggaaggaagcggtcgtggcctttaattaaagcacagccccggcatttgcctggtgtgaaaataggaaaccacggaaaacgattttcaggactgccgacagtggggtgtgaacctactatctcccgaatactggatactggcctcacttaagcgactgcagctatcgagctcggttatacaaactctattttacggcatcactttcatTATAACCCTCATTATAGTATTtgttttcctagttgctttacgtcgcaccgacacagataggtcttatggcgacgatgggataggaaaggcctaggagttggaaggaagcggccgtggccttaattaaggtacagccccagcatttgcctggtgtgaaaatgggaaaccacggaaaaccatcttcagggctgccgatcgtggggctcgaacccacgatctcccggatgcaagctcacagccgtgcgcctctacacgcacagccaactcgcccggtccaagtaACTTTTTAGAAGCCAGGATAGAGTACATACAGTAGtgtaacaagaaacatacctcggttaacacctttggaaaaaaaaaatcctttagtctcttctgtttgttattgttaacctttcctcccttcacgttgaaacttctcgtcaataccacgcagcggagattcgtaaatggagctggtcatccgcgacttcgggggttttctttcgtacgtgaccggtaatgaattcacacccgagaaccagcgaggcttcgccgtttttccgatcattagaagttttagtttttttggttcccgtcgtattagctcccagcttcactgtaaccctttctttacttgttcctcacaaaccacaaatgccgtattgcacagttagtgTTGCATAAACTCGAGTTACAGGGTATTCtttacttcaagggaggaaatgtttgcttcgggaAATCGAGAAATTCAAGTAACCGAATTtgaagtaatagagaaataaatacatgtgaagaataggatAAACGGTCGGGAAATTGAAgttgcttcgagatactgaaaattcgagtaatcgaGATTCGATTCTACTTCTGACGCTCTGTTAATTCATGCAGAGGATATTACTACAATTCGTGAGAATATATGCATCATGGTTTGTATGTACGATGTTGAATTTTCTGCCGGTCCACATCATTGATACAGTCGACTGTTTGGACACGAGCTTGTCCTGGCTGTAGCCCTCCGAGAGATTTTAACGGGCTCGGcggggtgaaaaatagttggtcTCGCTGGCTGTCACTCTATGAGCTGTTACACGCTCGAATGAGCAACGAATGGGTTTGTTTTATGTGTTTCACACAACACTAACAGACATATGGATGCCTGCGATGGCCAGTCTTGAAGAGCTGAGGGCCTAACATAAATTTTGCATACAAGAATTCTGCTTCTATTTTTATATGAGACTAGTGTTTCCTAATTTAATCTTTAATATTTTCCTCCATGTATTCCTATCCGAGACTTTTCTTTTGACGTGGATTCGGGgtcgtctcaaaatatccgaattccagagaACGGTATAACGAGCCAGTTTGCTGCCTGAACGACGAGTCTCAAAAAGTCCGAATTTCCA
Proteins encoded:
- the Bap60 gene encoding brahma-associated protein of 60 kDa, with the translated sequence SKRPADSRPPPPQQKSDFSSHPTSHPVSKKKKKLSDKILPQKVRDLVPESQAYMDLLAFERKLDSTIMRKRLDIQEALKRPMKQKRKLRIFISNTFCPAKEPAEGEEGSVASWELRVEGRLLEDSKNDPNKVKRKFSSFFKSLVIELDKDLYGPDNHLVEWHRTPTTKETDSFQVKRPGDKNVRCTILLLLDYQPLQFKLDPRLARLLGVHTQTRPVIISALWQYIKTHKLQDAHEREFINCDKYLEQIFTCTKMKFAEIPQRLNPLLHPPDPIVINHTISVEGAEQKQTACYDIDVEVDDTLKTQMNNFLLSTASQQEIQSLDNKIHETVETINQLKTNREFFLSFAKDPQQFINKWIISQTRDLKTMTDVVGNPEEERRAEFFYQPWAQEAVCQYFYTKVQQKRAELEQALGIRST